From the genome of Medicago truncatula cultivar Jemalong A17 chromosome 2, MtrunA17r5.0-ANR, whole genome shotgun sequence:
ATATGTTACTAGCCTGAATTAAAATGATATTACTTCCTTGTTTGTTCATGAGGTGTCAGTTCAGTGAAAAGAGTTTGATTATGTGGTCTATTGCTTCGCTATGGCGGGTTATGACTTCACAAATTGGCTATGGCATTCATAAAAAAACCAGCCACACCATTTGGCCATCGCCGCCATTTAACAACACTGTATGTTTTACAATACTATCCTGCACCTTGTTCACTTTGGTGATTTTTCAAATTGGCAATAATAcctaaatatataatataaacacTTAAAGTTCTGTATTCAAAGATTCCGGAAGCAAATAGTACACTATAATAAGTTGCTAATTCTCATCaattcttgatatttatatacttttttcaTATCTTCGGCGTGCAGGAAAGAACTCTTTTATCTGGTTTGGACCAACACCAAGGGTGAACATAACAGATCCTGATATGATTAGAGATGTATTTAACAAAATGTACGACTTCCAAAAGCCTAATGCGAATCCGCTTGGAAAGTTACTAGCTAATGGCCTTGCAAGTCATGAGGGAGAACAGTGGAGCAAGCACAGAAAGATTATCAACCCTGCATTCCATgtagaaaaattgaaggaaagtTTCCCTTTACTAGATATAGAATCCAATTGTGTTTATCTAGTCCGCAACATATAATTGTTCAAGCATCACAATTAGGTTTATAAGAAAACATGATTTGAATTCTTAATGCACATGTGCTTAGTTTAACACCTCTTTGTCTCTTACAAACAGATCATGTTACCAATATTCCTCAAAAGCTGCGATGATCTGATTAGCAAATGGGAGGGAATGTTGGCTTCAGATGGATCATGTGAAATGGATGTATGGCCTTTCCTTCAAAATTTCGCCAGCGATGTTATTTCTCGAGCTGCATTTGGAAGTAGTTATGAAGAGGGAAAAAGAATATTTCAACTTCAAACCGAACAAGCCAAACTTACAATGTCACTTATGACAAAAGTTTACATCCCTGGATGGAGGTAAGATTAATATTTATATCACaagttgaatttgaaaaagCTATATTTTGGATAAAACTAAGCACTAGATTATAGTGATACAGTAAATGGATATTTGGATcctctaaaattaagttaaaataaagtaagAATACCAAAAGATAATATTTCAACGCATGTCACATGGTTTGTTATACTTGTGCTTGTAATAACAACCattgattaattaatcaatGGTTTATAGTATTGAATACTCTGAAGTGAATTGTTCACTTTGGAAGAGTAAGATCAATGAAATAGCATTCTATTCAGATCATTTGAATTAcataataattatgtttattttgaaGGTTTCTACCAACTACTACACATAGGAGAatgaaagaaattgaaagagaCGTAAAAGCTTCGCTTACAGATATAATTAACAAGAGAGAAAGAGCACTGAATGCAGGTAAAGCTACTAAGGATGACTTATTAGGTATACTTTTGGAGTCAAATCATAAAGAAATGGAAGAACATGGCAACAATAAGAATGTTGGAATGAGTCTTGATGATGTAATAGAGGAATGCAAGCTCTTCTACTTTGCCGGGCAAGAGACCACTTCTGTTTTGCTTGTTTGGACAATGGTGTTGTTGAGTAGGTATCCGGATTGGCAAGCACGTGCAAGGGACGAAGTATTGCAGGTCTTTGGCAACAATAAACCCGAATTTGACGGGCTAAGTCATCTTAAGATCGTAAGTATTATGTACTTCCCTCCATATTAAGCAATATATGCCGTGATGCTTACCATTGACATAATCTTTTTTGATACAGGTCACCATGATTTTGTATGAGGTTCTTAGGTTATACCCACCAGTAATCGCGCTTACTCGAAGTGCTCACAAAGATATGACACTTGGAAACCTAACATTACCTGCAGGAGTGCAGGTTTTCTTATCGATAATTTTGGTTCACCATGACATAGAACTATGGGGTGAAGATGCTAAGGTGTTCAATCCCGAGAGATTTTCAGAAGGTGTTTTAAAAGCAACAAATGGAAGAAATTCATTTTTTCCATTTGGAGGGGGTCCTAGAATTTGCATTGGACAGAACTTTTCCATGTTGGAAGCAAAGATGGCAATAGCAATGATTTTACAACGTTTCTCATTTGAACTTTCTCCATCTTATGCTCATGCCCCGGCTACGGTAATTACGCTTCAGCCACAATATGGTGCTCATATAATTCTACGTAAAGTGGAattgtaaaatttataatttgctTATTCCACTATTAGAATGCTTGTAAtgatgcttataaaaaaaataaaaaatcctatGATGTAAAATAGAAAGCTCATAGTATAATAAAAGAATATTTGTTCTGAGATATCAACCCTTTAAGTGGATCCCTATACCTACCCTGCAGGAAGCCATATTGTTTATGTACAGGTTGGAAATTGGCATGTATGATGTAAGTGTTCTTCCCAAACAAAAAGTTGTCTATGCCAAGTTAAGTTCCACTCCCTTGAAATAATGTTTCCCTCCATCAGTTCTCCCACACCAGCCTCTCGACTGTTCCCTACCCTTCTCAAAACCTACGGATTAAACCAACCTTGCCCaccaaacatatcaaaattaacaatatttttccACTACCTTGATGTATGTCTCGGCCACTCCACATCTCCACCTCCATCCACCTCATCACTCCAAAACCATATTTCTCTATTAGCGCATCTTTCCAAAGAGCCCCTTCCCGTCCAATAACATTCATCTCCATTTAGCCAATAAACTTACATTAACCACCCGGATATCACTCACTCTAAGATCTCCATTCTCCTTCCTTTGACACACCGACTTCAATTTGACCCAACTAATTTTCCTACCTCCTCCCACACCACTCCAAAAAAACTCTCTTTGGATCCTAACAAACTTTTTCCACACCGCTACATGcatcttcaaaaataataaaaagaagataGGTATTGAATTCAATACGGAATTAATAAGAACAACTCTACCTCGAAGACTGATATATTTGTGCCCCCACGAATTCAACTTTCGGTTTAGAAGATCCAATATTGGTTttcattgttgtcaaaatcctgatttaaattctaaaatctaGGATTTTTCGACTTTCTTCGCCTTCAACGACTCAAATCCATAGTAGAAtctcaaaatagacaaaatccatcgattttgattgcaattttacgatttcttataaactaagtcatttattactatataccatttataacaggcttaaatgtgaaaatagtccctgcaaatatctgacattttggttttagtccctgtaaaagtatttttttgattttagtccctgtaaaaacaaaaatttggttttggtccttggtattttgttttagtccttgtaaaattgattcatattggatttggtccttgtaatatgtagaatatttgattttagtccctcaaaatgaggactaaaatgaatattataagcaccaatttcaatatgaaatgattttacaaggattaaaacaaaataacaaagaccaaaaccaaaaattctatatttgcagggactaaaaccaaaaaaatatttttacagggactaaaaccaaaatgtcagatatttgccgggaccatttccatatttaagcctttataacatatatttagtattaattttttggGGTAAAATCCATctattttgattgcgattttacaattTCCTATATCGATTCTATAAAAGTCCTTGAGTAAAATcattcgattttgattgcgattttatgAGTCCCGATTTTTCTATTGCTTTTCGACCTGAAGTAATGtcccgattttgacaaccttacCGGTTCCCACGTTAACATACTCTTGCCTTTGCACCCACTGGTAACCAAAAGTACTTAAAAGGAATACTACCTTGACTACAATTCAAGAACGTGCACACCATATCCATAAACTCCAACACTACATTAACCCCTATCAAACAACTCTTTGAAAAATTGATCTTCAACCCGGACGCCATCTCAAAACCTTTCAAACGAGCTTTTAGAGTCCAAAGATTGTTCATTGTTGCCTTCCCAATACAAAGAGTGTCATCCGCATACTGGAAATGAGACACCTCTACATTTTCACTAGAAAACTGAAAGTCTTCAAACATGTTTAGAGATACTACATTCTGCATCAACCCGCTAAAACCTTCCGCCacgaataaaaacaaaaaaggtgcTAGCAGATCTCCTTGTTTAAGCCCCTTTTCAATACTAATTTCGTCTGTTGGACTACCATTAACAAGAATTGACATGCTCCCACCCACACACACCTTCGTCCAAGCCATTCATTTTGAACAAAAACCTACTCTCCTCAACATATACTCCAAAAATCCCCAACCCACCGAGTCATAAGCCTTCTCAAAATCAACCTTTAGAATCAAACATTCTCGGTACATTTTCTTAGCATAATCCACGAATTCAATTAGAGTTTAATGATTTCGTCgtggttttaaattgcggttTCGGTCTTGGTCGTTGCAATTGTGGACAGTAGGTTTCGGATGCCGTTGCAGAGGCTATCACAACGACGATATTGTGGCCGTAGTTGCGGATGCCGTCCGAAATTGTGGTTGTCGCTGCTCTCACCAGGAATCTAACCAGATGATTTCCACCGGAATGGGCAAACCTCAGTGATTTTTGTTAAATCCTAAGAAGGTATTATTTTGTATGCTTTATGTCTCGGTCATTATGTGCCATCTTCACTCTCATTTCTATGCATATAAACACAGTGGCttgaattaatatttttctaaagCATATAATAAAGTATTAAAAAGTTAGGTCATAATATTAATAGTGCTACTAATATGAAATGTGAAACCAACAAAATTCTTAGTCAAGGACATGTGTCGTAACGTCAAAAGAAAAGGACATGTGTCGTGGACTTTATAAAGTGCAgcatatcaaatcaaatcatactTCTTTCCTTCTCACCGAAATCTCTTCTTCTTTTATCATCTTCTCCTACTTTCTTTTTTCCACCAATTATTACTCTACACAGAAATGGCTACAACTACAGCAATAATTCTCTTCACCTTGATGACACTTTCTCTCATATGGGCATGGAGAATTTTGAATTGGATATGGTTGAAGCCAAAAAAGCTAGAAAAAGAGCTCAGAGAACAAGGACTTAAAGGAAATTCATACAGACTTTTAGTTGGAGACATAAAAGATCTTCTTAAGATAAGAAAGGAAGCAACATCTAAACCTATGAATCTTTCTGATGATATTGTGCCTCGAGTGTATTCCTTTGTCCAACAAACTGTTGCAAAACATGGTATGTCCCTTTTTATACAAACTCTCATctttattaattattcaatttttcattgaaaaatccCTTTAATCAGGGCCGTTCCTAGAGTTTTGCAGGTCTTAGACATAGTATGAGAAAATGGTCCCTTacataacatattttaattttttttagcttgaTTTTATCAgatgttctttttgttttttccccGCTTTTTactaccaaaaaagaaaaaaaaacaaaaaatgatgagTGGGCCGCATGATCCTAAACCCCTTGTAGACTAATAGTGCCACACTTAGGGGTTTGAGTAACTTGCATGATTTGAATTAAGGGTAGAAGGAATTGAAGGTTCGGGTTTAAACCTAAAGGAAGCAATGAATATTAGTCTATAACTAAttagtcataaaaaaaaaaatgctccacttaattattatcatcattaatTGCTGGAATTTAGATATATTTGCGTGATAAAGAGGGACAATAGATAACTAGTTTAGTGTCCTTCGATTGTACTTCCTCTGGATTCTGGATTCTATTATAAGATAAAGttcattttttagatttattttaataaatgatgtatttaatCCCTCTGGTTTCTATTATAAGATAAAGttcattttttagatttattcaataaatgatgtatttagtccctaatataaattaaatacatcatttattagaTAAACTTAAAAAGTTAACTTTCTCTTAAAATAGAGATCGAAGTAGTACCTgttagtaataaaaaaaaaaacattttctcaaGTTGTATAAAATTAGGAGAGAATTCGCAATACCTAAATTAATAGAAACGTTAGCCAAATGTCATGTGGTCACCCTTAAAAATATGTCATGTGGGCAAAACAGTTTCTTATTTTGTCATTCTTTATAATGCATAGATTTAGACTTGGTCCTTAGATTAATCTCATAGCTATGATTCAGCCAAGAGATAGGAGGGTTATGGAGGATCCAGTTGCGCCTTGCGAGTAAGAGTTGCCAAACCATATTGCAGCCGTAGAGGATCCAAACACCGAGGATCATAACAATAGTTCATACTTATAGGACAACCATCAGAGTAATCtaacattatttttcttttggatgtAAAATCATCTCATTTTCCACTAAATGTATAAAGAATACTTCTCTTGCAGAGGGAACATACAGAAGAACTGACTTTGGATTATATCCTAATTCGTAACTAACTTCTTACCTATGACTCTGGTTATTCTCATCAATTCGCGATGTTTAATACTTTTTGCATATCCTTGGCATGCAGGAAAGAACTCTTTTATCTGGTTTGGACCAACACCAAGGGTGAACATAACAGATCCTGAGCAAATTAAAGATGTAATTAACAAAATTTACGACTTCCAAAAGCCTAATGTGAACCCGCTTGTCAGGTTACTAGGTTGTGGTCTTGTATGTCTTGAGGGAGAACAGTGGAGCAAGCACAGAAAGATAATAAATCCTGCATTCCATTTAGAAAAATTGAAGGTAAGTTTCCCTTTACTACGTAGAGAATCCAATTGTGCTTATCTAGTCCGAAACATATAGTTTTGCAAGCATCACAAGTtaggtttattaaaaaaaaaaaaacatgctttGAATTCTTAATCTTAAACCTCTTTAGTTTaaggaataaaaatataaaaaaaaaatataaaaaatctaaCACCTCTTTGTCTCTTACAAAACAGATCATATTACCAATATTCCACAAAAGTTGCGATGATTTGATTAGCAAATGGGAGAAAATGTTGTCGTCAGATGGATCATGTGAAATGGACGTATGGCCTTTCCTTCAAAATTTGGCCAGTGATCTTATTTCTCGAGCAGCGTTTGGAAGTAGTTATGAAGAGGGAAAAAGAATATTTCAACTTCAAACCGAACAAGCTGAACTTACAACAAAAATTATCGAGAAAGTTTATATCCCTGGATGGAGGtgagactaatttttaaattgcaagttaaatatgaaaatgattCATTTTGGATAAACTATTTAGAAATAAGAACCATCATTAAGGAACAGTGTGTTATATATTCTGTGCTGATTCATTATTGATTATTCTAATGGAAAGATAGTACAAACTAAAGTATGAAGACCAAAAGGTACTATTTCAACACATTCTTAGACACACATGATAGTTTATACATGTGCTTGTTAACTATTATTTATGGATCGATGGTTtagtattactttttttatacaCTAAAGTTAATTGCTCGCTTTGGAGGAGTAAGATCCGTGAAATAACATTCTCTACATATCACATTAATTATGAGACTAATCATGTTTATTTTGAAGGTTTCTACCAACTACTACCCCTAGGAGAatgaaagaaattgaaagagaCGTAAGAGCTTCGCTTACAGATATGATTAACACGAGAGAGAGAGCACTAATGGCAGGTGAAGCAACAAAGGATGATTTGTTAGGTATACTTTTAGAGTCAAATCACAAAGAAATGGAAGAACATGACAACAATAAGAATGTTGGAATGAGTCTTGACGATGTAATAGAGGAATGCAAGCTATTCTACTTTGCAGGTGCAGAGACAACTTCTGTTTTGCTTGTTTGGACAATAGTGTTGTTGAGTAGGTACCCTGATTGGCAAGCACGTGCAAGGGAGGAAGTATTACAAGTATTTGGCAACAATAAACCCGATTTTGATGGGCTAAGTCATCTTAAGATTGTAAGTATTGTGTTCTTCCCTTCatattaaactatatataactTCATACTTACGATTGACATAACCTTTTTTGAGACAGGTCACGATGATTTTGTACGAGGTTCTTAGGTTATACCCACCAGTAATCGAACTTGCTCGAAGTGTTCACAAAGATGTGAAACTTGGAAACCTAACATTACCTGCCGGAGTGCAAATTACCTTACCGATAGTTTTAGTTCACCATGACTCCGAACTATGGGGTGACGATGCTAAGGTGTTCAATCCTGAGAGATTTTCTGAAGGTGTTTTGAAAGCAACAAATGGAAGAAATTCATTTGTTCCATTTGGAGGGGGTCCTAGAATTTGCATTGGACAGAACTTTTCTATGTTGGAAGCAAAGATGGCGATAGCAATGATTTTACAACGTTTCTCATTCGAACTTTCTCCATCTTATGCTCATGCCCCGACTGCATTAATTACCCTTCAACCACAATACGGTGCTCATATAATTCTACGTAAAGTGGAattgtaaaatttataatttgccTATTCCACTAATGttgcttattcaaaaaaaacttaagatgCCTGTAATGTTGCTTATTCAAAAAACTTAAGATGCATGTTTTTGACTTTATATGAAGGGttgtaatataataataaagtatTTGTTCAGAGATATTAACCCTTTAAGTGATCTCTATATTTCAACGGATTAGTCTTTGACGTATAGTCAAAAATGCCATGAGTGCATCgaaaaacctttttcaaatacTATCAAATGTAGGGGTGTGCAAATGGATTATCCAAACTGAACCATACTAGATTTATGGATTATCCAAACTGAACCATACTAGATTTATGGATACAGTTTGGATCTACAAACtactttcacaaaaaaaaaattggatttttttaaaatcggTTCGATACAGTTTAGTCCGGTTCAGTACTAGATCATGATAACTAAACCGGACTTTGTCCTGAACCAgtattcacttttttatttttttttatttttagaaaatcattATCCCCAGACCCATAAATCCAATCTCCATTTTTGCAACTAATTTCACTGTTCGATcattcactttcttcttcttctcaacaAAGACCCTTCCTTTATAATCATCAATTATTATATCAGAGCCATTAATGGATGATTATCATATCATTCATTGATTCGACGAAGCCGTTTTTGCGATCGCCGCTGATGAGGTCGGGGAGATTCGTGATGGTTTTTACGAAGACGCGTTTTTCACAGTGGTAGCACCAGTATGGAGGTAGGGTTTCGATGGTGGTGTTTGAGACGGTGTTTCTAAAATGGTGCAGCGGAGAGAGTGGTGGTTGATTTGTGGcttcaattgattttttgtcATACAAGAAGCTGAAGCGTGTGCAATGTAATGtgagttcaattttattttatttttatggttttttaaaACAGGTATAGATTGTCTGGACTTGATGAAATTGGGTTGGATCAGTTCTTATGTCAAATGGATTGGGTTTTTCATTTAGGTCCACTGAATTTTACAAAGCAGTTCAGTAGATCCGGTTTTTTTGCACACCCCTAATCAAATGTATCTTCAACATTTGCTCTCAGCTTGATTAAAACTTACCTTGCAGGTAGCCATGTTTTTTTTACAGGTTGAAAATTTGCATATGTAATTGATGTTAGAATGTTACAAATAGTATCATATCTATTTGAACTTACATGTTTTACTTAAGAGTATCTCAATTACACGTCCCTTATGCCATCTCTcaaaatttaattgtcatcCCTTTTTTATATACGTTTTGGGGCTAGTTATCCCTTACCTACGTGGAGGTTCAGTGTCACTTAATTGTTTTGGTTCACCCTTCTTCAAGAGAAATAGAACAATCATTTGTAGCCTGCTCTTATACAAAGGAAGGTAAGTTGGTCTATGGGAAGTCATTGGTAGATGCCCTCTCATCTTGAACCCTATAATATATCACCATTCTCGATCGAAGCAAGGGTCTATGAGGATAGGATAGTAGAGTTTTCGAAGTGTTTAGGAAGGCCTTTGATGAACGT
Proteins encoded in this window:
- the LOC25487128 gene encoding cytochrome P450 72A68-like isoform X5, encoding MATITSIILFTLLTLFFILAWRILNWLWLKPKKLEKFLREQGLKGNSYRLLVGDMNDLLKMRKEATSKPMNLSDDIVPRVFSFVQQSVAKHGKNSFIWFGPTPRVNITDPDMIRDVFNKMYDFQKPNANPLGKLLANGLASHEGEQWSKHRKIINPAFHVEKLKIMLPIFLKSCDDLISKWEGMLASDGSCEMDVWPFLQNFASDVISRAAFGSSYEEGKRIFQLQTEQAKLTMSLMTKVYIPGWRFLPTTTHRRMKEIERDVKASLTDIINKRERALNAGKATKDDLLGILLESNHKEMEEHGNNKNVGMSLDDVIEECKLFYFAGQETTSVLLVWTMVLLSRYPDWQARARDEVLQVFGNNKPEFDGLSHLKIVTMILYEVLRLYPPVIALTRSAHKDMTLGNLTLPAGVQVFLSIILVHHDIELWGEDAKVFNPERFSEGVLKATNGRNSFFPFGGGPRICIGQNFSMLEAKMAIAMILQRFSFELSPSYAHAPATVITLQPQYGAHIILRKVEL
- the LOC25487128 gene encoding cytochrome P450 72A68-like isoform X6; protein product: MATITSIILFTLLTLFFILAWRILNWLWLKPKKLEKFLREQGLKGNSYRLLVGDMNDLLKMRKEATSKPMSLSDDIAPRVFTFVQQSVAKHGKNSFIWFGPTPRVNLTDPELIRDVFNKMYDFQKPIANPLGKLLANGLISHEGEQWSKHRKIINPAFHLEKLKIMLPIFLKSCDDLISKWEGMLASDGSCEMDVWPFLQNFASDVISRAAFGSSYEEGKRIFQLQTEQAKLTMSLMTKVYIPGWRFLPTTTHRRMKEIERDVKASLTDIINKRERALNAGKATKDDLLGILLESNHKEMEEHGNNKNVGMSLDDVIEECKLFYFAGQETTSVLLVWTMVLLSRYPDWQARARDEVLQVFGNNKPEFDGLSHLKIVTMILYEVLRLYPPVIALTRSAHKDMTLGNLTLPAGVQVFLSIILVHHDIELWGEDAKVFNPERFSEGVLKATNGRNSFFPFGGGPRICIGQNFSMLEAKMAIAMILQRFSFELSPSYAHAPATVITLQPQYGAHIILRKVEL
- the LOC25487128 gene encoding cytochrome P450 72A68-like isoform X7, which encodes MATTTAIILFTLMTLSLIWAWRILNWIWLKPKKLEKELREQGLKGNSYRLLVGDIKDLLKIRKEATSKPMNLSDDIVPRVYSFVQQTVAKHGKNSFIWFGPTPRVNITDPEQIKDVINKIYDFQKPNVNPLVRLLGCGLVCLEGEQWSKHRKIINPAFHLEKLKIILPIFHKSCDDLISKWEKMLSSDGSCEMDVWPFLQNLASDLISRAAFGSSYEEGKRIFQLQTEQAELTTKIIEKVYIPGWRFLPTTTPRRMKEIERDVRASLTDMINTRERALMAGEATKDDLLGILLESNHKEMEEHDNNKNVGMSLDDVIEECKLFYFAGAETTSVLLVWTIVLLSRYPDWQARAREEVLQVFGNNKPDFDGLSHLKIVTMILYEVLRLYPPVIELARSVHKDVKLGNLTLPAGVQITLPIVLVHHDSELWGDDAKVFNPERFSEGVLKATNGRNSFVPFGGGPRICIGQNFSMLEAKMAIAMILQRFSFELSPSYAHAPTALITLQPQYGAHIILRKVEL